The sequence TAATAATGGTTCcgaaaaaaaacttgatttatatATCTGTCTACCACTCACATTAAATGATCtcaatttaagaaataaattgtacCATACACCAATATATGAACCAAATTTCGCTAGGAAAGATTCATCCCTATTCAAACATAACAGTATTCATACTTTTCAAAGAACCCTAGTCTCTACTCTCTACTTTTGAAaagtataaattcatttaatgaGTCGAAAgtagtttgaataaataattacaatttcgataattttctacagaatgtctctttatagcaaacagtttccttggcatgtacaacgatctttGGGCTTGAGCCGTCCCTGGCCTTCTGACagtaaaaattcataatgtcgGAGCACtctgtataattaaaataaagttttatttttgtaatataaaaatctttaatgcactaattttataaaaatataaaatgtttttggaaTGTTCACATTTAGTTTctaaatttatcaatacaaaaattataaaattctattCATACACACgggaagaaataaaaacaaaaaatatttctttctatgaaaaatataaagcattttataaatatttttatttcatttttgattttttagaaaCACCACATATTCTTCAATGACATAtagctttttttgtaaaacaattgaaaaccatttttctataaaattagtTTAGTGAACTATTAAGACCGGTGTTCCATACATGCGATTTTCGATGCTACGACCCAATTGGTCAGAAATTTTAACGCAAATTTTATTCTTAACAATCCATAGGACGCCCGATGAGTTGAACTTTTTTCGAAGCTGTACGGTTTCTAACCCAACTTTTTAATGTTCCTATCTTTGCTTTGTTTGGTTATTTGCAGTTGGGATATGAGtcattgaaatttaaatgaattaaattgaatatgGGTTATCTTCagcttttgttattataaaataaacagataAGGACTAGAGTGCAACATGTTTTGGGtgagaaatatttctaaaaatcaaaaagtGTAAGAAACATATCATAATGTATgcatggaaaatattttttttttcgtaatcgtaccataatttttttctacatataactattattattgtttgcactaatatcataaataacacaaaaatataacataattttctaataagatGCTGTCTTAGgatttatttaataagaataaGTTTCAAATAATCTGGCTGGTATAAATTCTATATGAAAACAGGAGCTCCTGTCTACTTTGTTCTAAAATGTCTCGTCATTCCAATGCcgactaaaaaatttttttgacaagaAAGTTGAAGAAGTGTGGAttcgattttcttgaaataaccACAAATAATATTAGTCATTGTAGGTTGAGGTaactttagaaacaaaaaaaatttgtgcagagttgaatttattcatttttcattcttgaCTTTAATACTTTTTATAGCCTCGcttattttattgttcaaataTGTTACAtcatataaatatcaaattttcgtATGAGATTCAATCATAAAACTTCATAAAATGAGTTTCTTCAGTTAactcatttcaaatataataaaatctcttgtaattttatataatataattgaattatataattgaaCATAAATAAAGTTTTGCAATAATGAAATATTCCAGTCAatatggaagaaacaaaaaatgaaaacaaatgtaCTACTTGGATATTATTTATGTACCCAGATAACACAGGATATAACATGTATATACATTCTAATATGCAAAGAATATATCGGAAGTCGCATATATATATTCCTTGTATAATCACGTATGTATATTCACATGAATACGCATAGTATGTACTGAATATGTAAGTAGAAAGTATATTATTTCAGGTATATACATCTTTTCAACATAAAACATACCTAACTTTGATGCATTTAtgtatatctaaaatatatacataaatgtaCAGAGAATGAATGCTgctaaaattccaaaaaaattttgctaGATGACTACGCCACCTGCATAAATGCTTGGGGTTGGAACATTTAAGTCtcctatttttaataaaatttccgATTTAAAATTTGAGGGATGTATATTCTTAGAATATATCCTGGATATTTGAGTATTTTCTAGGCATATGCCAAACGCACACCGTATATTTCTCTAAAAGACTAGGTATATGTTTGTGCTAACTggatgttatttatttaattgtttaaaagtAGCTGTAGGCGTATATTCTCGACTTATCAAAGCGTTCTAATATCTTTGATTTAGTAGTATTTTAGTGCTTCTCTGGGTTTCAACAAGTACCTGTCTTTTGTACACAATCACTTCAAAGAAACCTAGTTTCCTCTACAGAAACAAGGCTACATTGCAGTGCACATGgcttttgttgtttaatttataCAATCTAGTGGAACCAAAATCGACAATgtatgtgaataaaaaatttctagctGTATAGCCTTCAAATCAAATCTTCTTTTAAGGTACACTccatttatgtgaaaaaatcttCCTATAATCTCTAattgtagatttttatttaattatctgCACCGccaaatcaattaatttgaacataaaataaataataaaagagcAACAGTTACTAAATTTGATTTACAAAAAgacaaatatttcgtttttaatCATTGGATActtatttatgtaataaaaaaataaatctctgattgtatcaaaaatgtttacaaacatttctattttattacttttttatacaCGTAAGTGCATGTCCCGATTGAGCAGCTTTAGATATAAACCCTTTCCCGCAAATAGGACAATTATAAGGCTTTTCACCCGTATGCGTTTTAATATGATACCTAAACGGAGCCCTATGACCGAAATTCTTCCCACAGTAAGTACAAGTAAAAGGTTTTTCGCCTGTATGCACTCTTTCGTGTTCCTTTAATTGATCCTTTTTTGGAAATCTTCTTGGACAAGAAACACATGCAAACGGTCTGTCCCCCGTGTGAGTTCTCAAATGGTATTTTAACTTTTCTTTTGACGCAATTTTTTTTCCGCAAATATCACATATTACCGACCAGTCGGCACCGTTGTCGTTATGGTTGCTGTACATGTGGCGTTGAAGACCGGGAAGAGATTCGTAATGCTTGTTGCATATCTAAAAGGAAAGAAAcgttttatttaataaagacaatcaataattgaattattttcaaaataaagaggatatatttttatatatttatattaaaatatagataTGTGGAGAAAAGTTCTGGAGTAGATTAATTTTACAGTTTCTACGAATGATTTTAATATCAACCTCAAAGCTTTAATTTAGACTCACCTTGCAATCGTATTTGGCCAAGGGTTTTCCAAAAATAACTTCGTAATGTGCCGATCGCCTGTGTTTGGTTAATATTCTCGAAAACATAAAATGTCCACCACATATCTCGCATTGAAAAGGCTTCTCTCCAGTATGGAAATACTTATGCTCCTTTGCATGGGTGCTTATATTGAAGGGTTTATTACAAATTTCGCACTTGTACTTCGAAGAACCTTCGTGAGCTCTAACATGGGCTTCTAGGCGGTACTTGGAGTTATTCGTGTACTCACAAAAATGGCAAGAGTATTTTTCATCTTTACTATGATTTATGGAATGTAAGGCATATTCGACATTTGTGTAGAAATCTGTGTTGCATTGTGAACATGATAGAGGTATTTCTAGTTTTACTGGCAGAATCGAGGGCTTCCTTTTCGTTTgttctattttgtttatttgtttctttgaCGAACGCTTTTTACGGATAATCCTAAAACAtgataaagttaaaattaaaaatcaaatattggtAAGAACAGACTTATATTGTTTAATaagttttatctaaaaatatttagttttctaCAAGCCAAGGCtctattcaataataataacaatatcaATTATGAAATTAACAGGAACATATATGATTATCAATGGAATACTTACATTTCTAAACACTATATCACTTAGAGATGCATACAATGTTTTGGTTTAGGTCTATCCACACATATCCATGCCGTGACCTTCAGTGCGGTACGTGTTCAAACATGAACGACAACGTGACAACTTGGCGTCCTTCATACTGTGAAGAACTCGTAGTTTCCGAGCCAACTTCATAAGAGGCTCGTCGTTCATATTACAAATATGACGCCgctgatggtgaacgttctggttgtTCAATCGACGGTGGTTATACCAGAAAACATAAGAAAAgttcacaaattggttatattcaatcgtaaattgaaattgcgtgagatagctgaaaccgtgaagatatcagaaggcagtgtgtttacaattatgcatggaAATTTGACCACGAGAAAgctttttcaaagtgggtgccgcgtttactcaccgtcgatcaaaaacaacaacttgtTGGTGATTTCGAGCAATGTTTGGTCATGTTAACATGTAATAAATCACAATCCATCACATCTCTTCGAAATCAAagcgatcatcatctgagtggacctCAGCCGGTTAACAACGCTTGTAGCATCCAAAGGCACAGCAGTCAGCTGTTGATCCAAAAGGAGAGTTTTTGGATCGTTTGAAGAAGAAATCACTGTTCCACCAAGACAATACACCGATTCACAAGTTGATGATCAGGATGGTTAAAGTGAACTTCGagaattgctttctcatccaccgtatagtccacaTCTGGCCCAGAGTGACTACTAGCTATTCGCTGGTCTCGAAAAAATGCTGGTTGGAAAGTAATTCAGCTCAAacgaagaagcaattgctgaaactgaagcctattttgaggcaaaagacaaatccaaTCTCTGACTAACGCACTTCAACTTTGAATCGcgatttaaattatattaatactaataataatgatCCTTACTGTTTCTAAAGTAGAGAGactaattttaaatgatatattgtgcatatttacaacttttttaataCATTGAATCAACTGACGATTATTATCAAGATGTCAATAATGGAAATTGAGCGGgtactaaaaaaagaaaatgaaacagaattataaattcattgaaatagaCATTTATTCATGAGTCATACTAAAATGGTTCAAAATACTATTTCAGTCTTCTTTTATCCAATGAATTAAATCGTTTTCAACGTTTTTCTGTTTTTAGCTGTTCTTCTGGAACCTCCTAAACTTCTTCTTACATCTTGACAGTTTCATATAAGCTTCGTTATTATGACCATAAATTTGGTTACTTTGATTTTTcacatagaatattttttacgaaTTAATAGTCATCGATTGTATCAAACTCTAATCTGTACCTTTCATAGATATCTTGGGAAAGGTTCTTGGACTACTCTATATACCACCAGGTGAAGAGGTTTGTACTTCACTTCTTTGGTATGTCACACTATAGTCCCATATGTAATTATTGGTACGTTAAGCATACTGTACATCCAGCGCAGACTTTTTTTCTGTTTAGAGAAAGGCCATTCAAACTcagaaagtattttttcaagtaaataataaagtaaaaaatctgCAGCATTTTATAAGTCAAGCAGCTTTTCTACAGCTCCTTGTATGACTATCCATGGCAGGTTTAGAGATGAAGCCTTTTCCACAAAACCTACAAACGTTGGGCTTTTCGCCGGTATGAGTTTTCTTGTGGTACCACAAAGGAGCACGATGTGCAAATGTTTTACCACAATCTTTACATGAAAAAGGTTTTTCACCAGTATGAACAGGCATGTGAGCTTgaagaaaatcttttttagCAAATTTCTTACCACAAATAACACAAGAAAACGGTTTATCTCCACTATGAATCCTCAGATGAAACTTCAGtttatctttgtttttaatttttttgccaCAAACATCGCACATTACAGAGCGGTCGATGCCGGATTCGTCATGCTTGCTGAACATGTGTCTTTGTAAACCTGGGTACGATTCGTAATGCTTGCCGCATATTTTACAATCGTATTTAACGAGGGGCTTACCGGTCAAGACCGAATAATGAGATAAACGCCTATGGGCGCTTAGTAAACGACTGTACATGAAACGTTTACCGCATATTTCACACGGAAAAGGTTTTTCACCTGTATGGAAGTAAACATGCTCTAAAGCGTGAGTACCTATCTTGAAAGTCTTGTCACACATTCCACATTTGTACAAATTTGAGCCCTCGTGATATCTGATATGTTTTTCGAAACGGTATACGGATTTGAGTTTGAAATCACACATGTGGCATTGATACTCGTTATTTTCGCTGTGTTCGACGGAGTGAAGGGCGAAATCTACGTTATTGGGAAAGTATTTAAAGCATTTTTTACATTCTAAGGCTTGATTTAAAATTACTGGTTCTACTataggttttttatttatcactttaCGAGATTTTTTAGTGACTTTGTTGAATTTTCTCCTTCGGCTTTTATTGTTGCGTTCCTTCCTACAAAATAAAATCGTATTACTAATAAAACAcgattatttgtttaattttgtaCTACTTACTTCtgtaaattgtattttcaatgATGTTGTCTAATTTCGAGTGTCACAGAGACACAAAACAcacatttgtttatttattgttttaattaaagCAAGAAACagtaaattgtataaaaatagtttaagaaCATTTAAATTTCACAGCTTTAACTTTGATTTTTGCCAACTTAGTACTGCGTCAGATTTTTCTTTGTCtctattttccttttattttctaTCCTATTAACCTATTGAACtgttaaatattcatatttagtTGCATATTGGCATCAGTTAtcgttaaaaacatttttgggtctgATTAAATTAGCAACATTGATGGCAATTGTAGAGGAATCACATTACTAAGTACAGTCACTAAGATATGTAACTGTCATCATTGTGGCGATGCGACCGAGGATGCGGAGCAAGTGTTCTTCCAGTGCCCCTCTTATGAAGAGACACGGGAGGAACTAGAGAGGAACCTGGACCACACCATCAGTCCAGAAAATATAGTGGAGCACATGCCGAGGAGCCAAGCAGCATGGAACAAGGTAGCGGAGTACCTCCGCACCAGGAGCAGGGTTAGAGGTGTTAGAGAAGGTTTAGAAGGTTCATTCAGGCGAGTACCTTTTGAAGGTTCCCCCCTGCACCTCATTAATCTAAACACAAAGAAAAAGTCACCAAGATATGTACGAGAATAATGGAAACAGACTGAGAGATGAATTAGAGGAAACAAAGAAGATTCACAACAAGGATTCAGAGAAGAACATCAActacataattaaataaataactaaaacaCAATAAGAGAAGACGGACAGATACATCTGTGATAAGAAATTCTAGTTGATAGAATAATTTATGCATGAAATGTTACCTTTCATCATTGGCTACCTCATTTTCATGGTCTAAAAGTAACGAAACCTCAAACAATGTCATTAtgaattgaatgaatgaataattcaTTCCAAAACAAGGGTAACTGTTGGATATTCAAGCGAGAAAGTAAAGATGGAAATCGGAAACAAGTTCGAagaatcataaaataaaaaatattcggaAACAAAAGGAGTTAACATAAATAGTAAGTTTATTGTCTCAAATAAGTAGCTTACACTGTTTATGTTTCAATTTTACATGCAAATTGAAATTAGtacatttcaatatatatatatttagtaatAGTATAAACATTTTGTGCagattattcaacataataTAAAGAGTACGCCTGgtttatgtttttcttcaaacctTTTGAATATTCCTATGTTCAAGTATTATGATCCAGtagtcaaattttaattctaacagtcgagtttttgaagaaattatttgttatcGATCTCCCACGCTATTCGAAGAATTCGAATAAcgttgctaaatcgtcctctatctacactctaaaattgtttaaatcaatataaattcactaaaatttgtggttaaagtttttcttatatct comes from Diorhabda carinulata isolate Delta chromosome 8, icDioCari1.1, whole genome shotgun sequence and encodes:
- the LOC130897056 gene encoding zinc finger protein 684-like isoform X41; protein product: MDNNNMLKLCRLCLVKDDVNIPIFEEQGDIRQIFLKISSCLPVKVSRDDQLPKKICDGCSYKLDMLYEFWNTSANAEKQLLTWLGEAGMSSQMADGTISAVAQQIKPADAFVKQETIDPPDIHMDDDDDDDEEDKDYMKQEDNSNNVEEPPPKRARRTAAVKAAIALDQNSDDDDDSGEPMTKVEDDSEDSDNEDHEPAFVDVPSTSADDQPGPSGVGKDGVEAPKERNNKSRRRKFNKVTKKSRKVINKKPIVEPVILNQALECKKCFKYFPNNVDFALHSVEHSENNEYQCHMCDFKLKSVYRFEKHIRYHEGSNLYKCGMCDKTFKIGTHALEHVYFHTGEKPFPCEICGKRFMYSRLLSAHRRLSHYSVLTGKPLVKYDCKICGKHYESYPGLQRHMFSKHDESGIDRSVMCDVCGKKIKNKDKLKFHLRIHSGDKPFSCVICGKKFAKKDFLQAHMPVHTGEKPFSCKDCGKTFAHRAPLWYHKKTHTGEKPNVCRFCGKGFISKPAMDSHTRSCRKAA
- the LOC130897056 gene encoding zinc finger protein 782-like isoform X44, which codes for MDNNNMLKLCRLCLVKDDVNIPIFEEQGDIRQIFLKISSCLPVKVSRDDQLPKKICDGCSYKLDMLYEFWNTSANAEKQLLTWLGEAGMSSQMADGTISAVAQQIKPADAFVKQETIDPPDIHMDDDDDDDEEDKDYMKQEDNSNNVEEPPPKRARRTAAVKAAIALDQNSDDDDDSGEPMTKVEDDSEDSDNEDHEPAFVDVPSTSADDQPGPSGVGKDGVEAPIIRKKRSSKKQINKIEQTKRKPSILPVKLEIPLSCSQCNTDFYTNVEYALHSINHSKDEKYSCHFCEYTNNSKYRLEAHVRAHEGSSKYKCEICNKPFNISTHAKEHKYFHTGEKPFQCEICGGHFMFSRILTKHRRSAHYEVIFGKPLAKYDCKICNKHYESLPGLQRHMYSNHNDNGADWSVICDICGKKIASKEKLKYHLRTHTGDRPFACVSCPRRFPKKDQLKEHERVHTGEKPFTCTYCGKNFGHRAPFRYHIKTHTGEKPYNCPICGKGFISKAAQSGHALTCIKK